The following coding sequences lie in one Phragmites australis chromosome 8, lpPhrAust1.1, whole genome shotgun sequence genomic window:
- the LOC133925999 gene encoding uncharacterized protein LOC133925999 has translation MCNGREHALRASLRDARPEPAAATGRHDAKMEAEPERAEAETTATTVRARVRACEAEREWKQRAREAEAEMQRTEKLMHLLFWGPN, from the coding sequence ATGTGCAACGGGCGGGAGCACGCCCTCCGCGCCTCGCTGCGCGACGCGAGGCCGGAGCCGGCAGCGGCAACGGGGCGGCACGACGCGAAGATGGAGGCGGAGCCCGAGCGCGCCGAGGCTgagacgacggcgacgacggtgCGGGCGAGGGTGCGCGCGTGTGAGGCCGAGCGGGAGTGGAAGCAGCGGGCaagggaggcggaggcggagatgcAGAGGACGGAGAAGCTCATGCACCTGCTCTTCTGGGGCCCCAACTGA